One region of Eupeodes corollae chromosome 1, idEupCoro1.1, whole genome shotgun sequence genomic DNA includes:
- the LOC129950860 gene encoding uncharacterized protein LOC129950860 encodes MYLKCISDRYKHLPRFNSTPRRGLPKTSAEKEVYIFLWYMANTNTFREVSNLFGVSQSTAWHIIQRVTMWLISIGHEYVKWPSRDEIAQNIALMEEKTKMPGILGCIDGSHIKIKAPVLNKENYFNRKHYYSILLQGVVNAKKKFINVFCGEPGSLHDSRLLRRSDLYRVSFERTEERFPFNSFLLGDSAYPCLEWLIPPFKDNGNMTDSQRRFNEIHSSGRIVIEHTFGLLKTRFRRILHFTEHTNINSVVNLVACACILHNMCVDNNDELEESHQHESFPELDSYSGTSSSSRRQQLMEDLINRHII; translated from the coding sequence atgtatttaaaatgtatttcagaTCGGTACAAGCATTTACCACGGTTCAATTCGACACCAAGAAGAGGTCTGCCGAAAACTTCTGCCGAAAAAgaagtatatatatttttgtggtACATGGCAAATACCAACACTTTTCGCGAAGTGTCTAATTTATTTGGCGTGTCACAGTCCACAGCATGGCATATTATTCAAAGAGTGACAATGTGGCTAATATCCATTGGCCATGAATATGTTAAGTGGCCAAGCAGGGATGAAATTGctcaaaatattgctttaatgGAGGAAAAAACAAAGATGCCAGGAATTTTGGGTTGCATAGACGGATCCCATATAAAAATTAAGGCCCCGGTTCtgaacaaagaaaattattttaacaggaAGCATTATTACAGCATTTTACTTCAAGGTGTTGTTAATGcaaagaaaaagtttataaatgtcttTTGTGGAGAACCGGGGAGTTTGCACGACAGCCGACTTCTCCGAAGATCGGATTTATATAGAGTTTCATTCGAAAGGACAGAAGAGCGTTTTCCTTTCAACTCATTCCTGCTTGGTGACTCGGCATATCCATGTCTTGAATGGCTGATTCCACCCTTCAAAGACAATGGGAATATGACAGATTCTCAACGCAGATTCAACGAAATTCATTCTTCTGGGCGAATAGTAATTGAGCATACTTTTGGTTTGCTCAAAACTCGTTTTAGAAGAATACTTCATTTTACGGAGCACACGAATATTAACTCTGTCGTGAACTTAGTGGCATGCGCTTGCATACTACATAACATGTGTGTAGACAACAACGATGAGTTAGAGGAAAGCCATCAGCATGAATCTTTTCCAGAGCTTGATTCTTATTCAGGAACTTCAAGCAGTTCAAGGCGGCAGCAGTTAATGGAAGATTTAATCAATAGACAcataatttaa
- the LOC129941522 gene encoding uncharacterized protein LOC129941522 — protein sequence MGENTNKSSKRIWTTDETKAFLDAYGKRRFEFESARLKKFAMRNVLEDLTSFGVLTQTTTEEMLKTKLKNLLRAYKSSIDHNKRTGESFIKAPFAEQMEEIFGSKPIMKNSHTITLWEETTEGLSMGRNSFPRPESIATTSAALTSTSNSQSAIQNIICPQAESSISTSSPAASNKKNRLSVKEKYYLMKEKKAAEKNEILRTYTEEKLKKVDEAERAKESRFERKEKLLRELFNKP from the exons atgggagaaaatacaaataaatc gTCAAAACGAATCTGGACTACAGATGAGACGAAAGCGTTCCTGGATGCTTACGGGAAGAGGCGTTTTGAGTTTGAGAGTGCCAGACTCAAAAAGTTCGCAATGAGAAATGTCTTGGAAGATCTTACTTCGTTTGGAGTTTTG ACTCAAACGACAACCGAAGAGAtgctgaaaacaaaattaaaaaacctctTGAGGGCCTACAAATCCAGCATAGACCACAACAAAAGAACTGGAGAATCTTTTATTAAAGCTCCTTTTGCAGAGCAGATGGAAGAAATTTTTGGTTCGAAGCCCATAATGAAAAACAGCCACACCATAACTCTATGGGAAGAGACAACCGAAGGGCTGTCAATGGGAAGAAATAGTTTTCCACGACCAG aatcAATCGCAACAACATCAGCCGCGTTGACTTCAACTTCCAACTCCCAGTCTGCAatacaaaacattatttgtCCACAAGCAG AATCAAGCATATCAACATCCAGCCCAGCAgcttctaacaaaaaaaacagattgagtgtaaaagaaaaatactattTAATGAAAGAGAAAAAGGCTgccgaaaaaaatgaaattttaagaacctacacagaagaaaaattgaaaaaagtagaTGAGGCAGAACGAGCCAAGGAATctcgttttgaaagaaaagaaaagttgcTAAGggaattatttaataaaccaTAA